Proteins from a single region of Hermetia illucens chromosome 3, iHerIll2.2.curated.20191125, whole genome shotgun sequence:
- the LOC119651192 gene encoding uncharacterized protein LOC119651192 isoform X4 — MKVLALVLAAVALCSAAPREDGPGCRAPNGGGLVPVLEEFLDMVPLDQILEILLTAITSDPEVQTVMEYLSGEEFHGILLSIKNDPEFDGLIAFCCQELYLDAAYYINFLLGILGFPEIRSDRAYRAGGLNGMLDEILALIPLDALEALLNEKLATDYYLQLAFKKINSDEFGAVIERLQANVAYVDMKDRLRGLGVDVDGIIDFINKIFQR; from the coding sequence CCCGTGAGGATGGTCCAGGATGCCGTGCCCCAAATGGTGGTGGTCTTGTTCCAGTCCTCGAAGAATTCCTTGATATGGTCCCACTTGACcaaatcttggaaatcctttTGACCGCCATCACCTCTGATCCAGAAGTCCAAACTGTGATGGAGTACCTCTCAGGAGAAGAATTCCATGGCATCCTTCTTAGTATTAAGAACGATCCTGAATTCGATGGTTTGATTGCCTTCTGTTGTCAGGAATTGTACCTCGATGCTGCCTACTACATCAACTTCCTCCTCGGTATCCTCGGATTCCCTGAAATCCGTTCAGACCGTGCCTACCGTGCTGGTGGATTGAATGGCATGTTGGACGAAATCCTTGCCCTTATCCCACTCGATGCTTTAGAAGCCCTCCTTAACGAGAAGTTGGCCACCGACTACTATCTCCAATTGGCCTTCAAAAAGATCAACTCTGATGAATTCGGTGCCGTCATTGAACGTCTCCAAGCCAACGTTGCCTACGTCGACATGAAGGATCGTCTCCGTGGTTTGGGAGTTGATGTTGATGGAATTATTGACTTCATTAACAAGATCTTCCAACGTTAA
- the LOC119651192 gene encoding uncharacterized protein LOC119651192 isoform X2: MKVLALVLAAVALCSAAPREDGPGCRAPNGGGLVPVLEEFLDMVPLDQILEILLTAITSDPEVQTVMEYLSGEEFHGILLSIKNDPEFDGLIAFCCQELYLDAAYYINFLLGILGFPEIRSDRAYRAGGLNGMLDEILALIPLDALEALLNEKLATDYYLQLAFKKINSDEFGAVIERLQANVAYVDMKDRLRGLGVDVDGIIDFINKIFQR; this comes from the exons ATGAAGGTCCTTGCTTTGGTCTTAGCAGCCGTTGCACTTTGCTCCGCCGCCC CCCGTGAGGATGGTCCAGGATGCCGTGCCCCAAATGGTGGTGGTCTTGTTCCAGTCCTCGAAGAATTCCTTGATATGGTCCCACTTGACcaaatcttggaaatcctttTGACCGCCATCACCTCTGATCCAGAAGTCCAAACTGTGATGGAGTACCTCTCAGGAGAAGAATTCCATGGCATCCTTCTTAGTATTAAGAACGATCCTGAATTCGATGGTTTGATTGCCTTCTGTTGTCAGGAATTGTACCTCGATGCTGCCTACTACATCAACTTCCTCCTCGGTATCCTCGGATTCCCTGAAATCCGTTCAGACCGTGCCTACCGTGCTGGTGGATTGAATGGCATGTTGGACGAAATCCTTGCCCTTATCCCACTCGATGCTTTAGAAGCCCTCCTTAACGAGAAGTTGGCCACCGACTACTATCTCCAATTGGCCTTCAAAAAGATCAACTCTGATGAATTCGGTGCCGTCATTGAACGTCTCCAAGCCAACGTTGCCTACGTCGACATGAAGGATCGTCTCCGTGGTTTGGGAGTTGATGTTGATGGAATTATTGACTTCATTAACAAGATCTTCCAACGTTAA